The Gemmatimonadota bacterium nucleotide sequence TGCACTTTCTCAATTTGCTTCCATTCCCATTCGTGCGCCCGGCGCTCGGCTTCGGCAAGTTGCTCAGGGGTCATCAGTTGGGCAATCTCATCGCGTTTTTCGCGTGCCTTCTCATGGTCCTGTGCCGCAGATAGGCTCAACCATTTGTGCGCCTCCACGATATCTTTCGACACGCCGAGCTCAGCTACACCCGTAACATAGAATCTGCCCAGGGCGAATTGGGCATGAGCATTTCCACCTGCGGCGGCCTTGCAAAGCCACTTCACGGCTTTTGTATAGTTTTTTGCAACGACCTTACCTCTGGAATACATGTCGGCAAGAGCAAACTGAGACATGGCATGGCCTTGCTCAGCGGCCATGCGAAACCATTTCACGGCTTCTGCATCGTCTTTGGCAACGCTCTGGCCTTTCAAATACATGCCACCAAGTGCGAGTTGAGCATTGACATAGCCTGCTTCGGCAGCCTTGCGAAACCACTTTAACCCCTCTGCTTCATCTTTATCCACCCCCTCGCCTCTGTAATACATCAAACCAAGATTGTACCCTGCTTTGCCATCCCCTTGCTCGGTCGCTTTGCGAAGCCACGTCTGCGCCTCCGCATAGTTTTTCGACACGCTCGACCCCATGCGAAACATCATGCCAAGGCGTAATTGCGCTTTGACATTTCCTTGATCGGCAGCCTTGCGGAGCCATTTCACAGCCTCCGCACCATTTTTCTTCGCGCCTTGACCTTTGTAATACATATAGCCGATGACATACTGCGCGCCAGCATGGCCTTGCTCGGCGAGAGATCGCAATTCCTCCAGTGCTGTTGCGTAGTCCTTTCGGTTATATGCCTCCCTACCATTCTGATAATCCCCCCATGCCAATGGGACAGAGAACAGACACAGAATGAAAAGCAAGCCGATTGAACAATACACAGGGTTGCACACATCGGTTTTCCATTTATTCTCAGTCATCTTCAACTCTCCTTTGGTTGAGGATACAGCGTTTACTGAGTTTATCTGAATATGAAGCAAGATGCGTACCATAAATTATCTAACGCAAAAAAAAGCACTTGAAAACGCTCAAGTGCTTGAAAAATAAAGAGATAAAATTGTTATGTTTCAGGTGCTATAAGTTGTCGCTTTCTGCGAAGTGTATAATTTTTTATATGCTTGTAAAAGAAACCACGAAAAAATTATACACCTCACAAGGTCACGTCCAATTTGCTAACGCATCTTCAGGCGCGCCATCTTTTTTATTAGACCATCGCGGGTCAGCCCCAATTCTTTAGCCGCATGCGTGATATTGCCTGCGTGTTTCTTGAGCACATCCTGGATTATATGTTTTTCAAACACTGCGATCCTCGCTTTTAAATGGCCTTTAGTCTGTGTCTCTATTCCCAGGCTACTCCCAATAGGCTCTGGGAACATATCAGGTGTAATTTCACGACCTTCTTCTGACAGGGCAACGGCTCGCTCCATCACATGCATCAATTCTCGGACATTGCCCGGATAGGTATATTCACATAATACATCCATCGCCTCAGTTGAAATACCTTGAACCGCTTTTTCAGAGGTCTCGGCAAAGTCGTTCAAAAAGTGATGGGCAAGAAGTTGAATATCTCCATGCCGTTCCCTCAGAGGTGGCAGGTGAATCTCAAAGGTGTTAAGTCGATAAAATAAATCTTCTCGAAACCTGCCCTCTCCAATCAATGCCTCGATATTCTGATTGGTCGCCGAGATGAGACGAATGTCGATTTCTATCTCCTGATTGCTTCCCAGCCTGCGAATTTTGTGATCTTCCAGAACGCGCAAGAACTTCACCTGAAGGGGCATGGGCAATTCTCCGATTTCATCGAGAAAAAATGTCCCGCCCTTAGCGTGTTCGATTAACCCGACGCGGTTCTGTTTCGCATCTGTGAATGCCCCCTTTGTATGACCAAATATCTCACTTTCAATGAGAGGCTCTGGCAAGCCCCCGCAGTTGAGGGGCACAAACGGCTTATGGCTGCGCTTGCTATTTGCGTGAATACACTGCGCCACCAGTTCTTTTCCTGTTCCGCTCTCCCCTGTGATCAGGACATTGGCATCTATGTCACTGATTTTCCGCATCAGATCAAAGACCTGCGTGATTGCTTCACTGTTCCCGATGATGTTTTCAAACCGGAATCGCGTATCCAGCATTTGCTTGAGAGCACTGTTCTCCAACCTCACACGCCGCAGTTTCAATGCCCGTTCTATTACGATTAAAAATGCATCTGGATCAAATGGTTTACGAACAAAGTCGAATGCGCCTGCTCTGATCGCTTTCACTGCACTCTCAATGGTTCCATATCCGGTAAAGACGATCACAATAGCCTCTTGATCGCGTGCCATAATGTTTTGAAGTACAGCCATACCATCTACCCTGGGCATTTTCAAATCCACTATGACCAGATCGGGGTTTTCAGTCTCGAATAACGCGATTCCTGTCTCACCTGACTCTGTCACGACAACAGCGTACCCCGCTGCCTCCAGAAACTTCTGACAACCGCGCAACATATCCGGCTCGTCATCTATTACGAGGATTTTCTCTTTGTCCATGTTTCTTACTCCGTTACGGGAAGATAAATCTGGAACTCACTGCCTTTGCCCGGTTGACTGCTCACCTCAATTCGGCCTCCGTGCTCTTGAATTAAACCATAACTGACCGAAAGACCCAGGCCGGTTCCTTCACCCACTTCTTTGGTTGTAAAAAAAGGATCAAATAGATGGCTGAGATGTTCTTCCTCAATGCCCGTGCCTGTATCTCTTATCCGGACCACCACCCAATCTTCATCTGTCTGGTCTGTCTCCAGTGTCGTTGATATGGTCAAAATACCACCACCGGGCATCGCTTCAATCGCATTGTTAAACAGATTCAACAACACCTGCTCAATGCGTATGGGATCCAAAAACACTTTGGGCAAACTGTCTTCCAATTCGACCTGATACACAATGTCCTGATTTTGCAGCGTATTTTCTACCAGTCTCAAGGCAGTATGCACGGTCTGGTTGACATCGATCCATTCGGGGCTGAAAGATCCCTGTCTGGAAAAAGCCTGTAGCCCCGATATGATCTGCCCGACCTTATTGTTCTGGCGTTGAATGATCTTCAGCGTCTCGATCAGGTCCTCTGGCAATTTTTGACTTTCGATATTTTGCATCACACTGGTGATATGGAGTTTGATAATGCTCACGGGGTTGTTCACCTCATGTGCAATCCCGCTAATCAATCTACCCACGGCTGCGAGTTTGGTTGATTGCACCAATTGCTCCTCCAACAGTATGCGCTCTGTCATGTCGCGGATAATGCCAGCAAATAATCGTTTGTCTTTTAAGGGGACCTCACTGACAGCCAGATCCATTGGAAATTCAGTTCCATCTTTACGCAGGCCAGTCACTTGACGCCCTATTCCGATAATTTTGGGTACGCCGGTTTTGAGATATCTACCGATATAGCTATCGTGTTCACTGCGGTAAGGCGCGGGCATCAGCATCTTGACATTGTTTCCGATGACTTCCTCAGCCTGATAGCCGAATATCTTCTCGGCAGCAGAATTGAATGTTTGTACAATTCCCTGACTGTCAATCGTGATAATCGCGTCAACGGTGGTTTCCAGGATCGCTTTGTAATGGCTTGCCGCCTCTTCAAGTGCTGTGAGGGTTTGGTCTCTGTGCTCGCTTTGAGTGTTCATCGTACCACCTCGAGATTCTGGTCTCATCAGGACGGCTACATTTTGTCTTGAGTTGCGGGGCATTACATGATATGCTTATTTTGTAGAATAAAAAATAAAAAGAAAAGGCATACTTCACCCATCAAAGCAAACGTATGCCTCCGACTATAATCAAGAAGCGATCGCCAATCTGAGAAAGCAGACCGCATAGCTGTGTCGTGTGGAGGAGTTCAGGATTGATCATGTTGCCACCATAGACTACGAAAAGTTGACCAGGTTGA carries:
- a CDS encoding sigma-54-dependent Fis family transcriptional regulator, whose protein sequence is MDKEKILVIDDEPDMLRGCQKFLEAAGYAVVVTESGETGIALFETENPDLVIVDLKMPRVDGMAVLQNIMARDQEAIVIVFTGYGTIESAVKAIRAGAFDFVRKPFDPDAFLIVIERALKLRRVRLENSALKQMLDTRFRFENIIGNSEAITQVFDLMRKISDIDANVLITGESGTGKELVAQCIHANSKRSHKPFVPLNCGGLPEPLIESEIFGHTKGAFTDAKQNRVGLIEHAKGGTFFLDEIGELPMPLQVKFLRVLEDHKIRRLGSNQEIEIDIRLISATNQNIEALIGEGRFREDLFYRLNTFEIHLPPLRERHGDIQLLAHHFLNDFAETSEKAVQGISTEAMDVLCEYTYPGNVRELMHVMERAVALSEEGREITPDMFPEPIGSSLGIETQTKGHLKARIAVFEKHIIQDVLKKHAGNITHAAKELGLTRDGLIKKMARLKMR
- a CDS encoding PAS domain S-box protein, which translates into the protein MPRNSRQNVAVLMRPESRGGTMNTQSEHRDQTLTALEEAASHYKAILETTVDAIITIDSQGIVQTFNSAAEKIFGYQAEEVIGNNVKMLMPAPYRSEHDSYIGRYLKTGVPKIIGIGRQVTGLRKDGTEFPMDLAVSEVPLKDKRLFAGIIRDMTERILLEEQLVQSTKLAAVGRLISGIAHEVNNPVSIIKLHITSVMQNIESQKLPEDLIETLKIIQRQNNKVGQIISGLQAFSRQGSFSPEWIDVNQTVHTALRLVENTLQNQDIVYQVELEDSLPKVFLDPIRIEQVLLNLFNNAIEAMPGGGILTISTTLETDQTDEDWVVVRIRDTGTGIEEEHLSHLFDPFFTTKEVGEGTGLGLSVSYGLIQEHGGRIEVSSQPGKGSEFQIYLPVTE
- a CDS encoding sel1 repeat family protein; its protein translation is MVRILLHIQINSVNAVSSTKGELKMTENKWKTDVCNPVYCSIGLLFILCLFSVPLAWGDYQNGREAYNRKDYATALEELRSLAEQGHAGAQYVIGYMYYKGQGAKKNGAEAVKWLRKAADQGNVKAQLRLGMMFRMGSSVSKNYAEAQTWLRKATEQGDGKAGYNLGLMYYRGEGVDKDEAEGLKWFRKAAEAGYVNAQLALGGMYLKGQSVAKDDAEAVKWFRMAAEQGHAMSQFALADMYSRGKVVAKNYTKAVKWLCKAAAGGNAHAQFALGRFYVTGVAELGVSKDIVEAHKWLSLSAAQDHEKAREKRDEIAQLMTPEQLAEAERRAHEWEWKQIEKVQSRQAGR